The DNA region CGTTCTTGTTTAACTCCCCATCGTAGATATATATCTGGGTATACCAAGTTGTCAATGCACAGCAACACTGACATGAGGATGCTATACAAACATATCGCTGAATATATTTTTAATAGAGGACTTTTGATAAAAAAACATACGGAATATCTTATCCCTACGCGGCTCGATATCTCATTGGTCAACCATGATTCCTGTGAACTGGCAGTAGAGTAGAGCATCAGTATCCGACGAGACAACCGAAACGACGATGATGCGTACAAGAGATAGGGCTTAGTCACATGTACACTAAGCAAACTTTGGTGTCTTTTTCTATAAGAAATTTTTCTCGTCTTCACATGAAAGTCTTCTACTACTGCAATTAACCATAGTTTCTCTTGTCATTCTACCCTGCATTCTTCCCATCACGACAGGATACAGACATCCTCGGTATTTACATCTTGCCAGCCTCCACGTGCCTCGCATTTAgacaggaagaaaaaggagggaaagtgacgaagaggaggaagagaggtcCAGCGAATAAAGACAGCATACCTCATAGCACATGAGCAACCCCGTCAGATCTCGAATCTTAACCCGCATATAATTCCAATAGCAAGCAGTAGTACCGGAGTACGCTCTATATGCAGTAGGAGCAGTATTTATCAAGTTCAAATTCAACCATCGATCGAGTATTCCAAACTGCCAACCGAACAGAAACCGGAACCCGAGTATTGGTACAACGGTCCATAAACTAGGACCACAAACTGAACTTTGTCCAATATATGTCGTCAACGAATCGACCAGAACCAAGGCATTGGTACTAGAATCACCTAGAAATCGATAACTAGTGCATTGAAAAGTATCTGTACAGTGTGTAGGGAATTCTCTGGTATATCTTCCGATGTCCGAACTAGGTAGGAGGGTACAGCGATAATTTTCTTAGTACGAAAATATCCACTGCATCTCACACCCTGTGTGCCATTGAGGAGGGGTAGAGGGGTATTCCCTACCAAGCACTAAATAGAGATCGAATTTCATCAATTTCTGCTGATTATGAAGTAACTCTTCGAGGTTTATAGACACCCTGTCAAGTACCCATAGTACTCCGCAAAACTATTGACAGACTATCAGATAGAGTAAGGCTGTTGCCAAGTACCCTGCAGAAACTAGCGACATTTAGATTTAGACCCCAGTTTTTCTTGGTGATTTGCTGCCCAATACAAGAGATTCCATGGTATATTTAATCCAGATTATTTTGATGGTGCCAAGTTAGCGACTGGCGCCGTGATGCGCATTTAGCACGAGCGCGAAAAAGTAGACACATCGCACACATCACGTTCATATGCATGATTATGATCCCTGTTATTATAGATCACATTCCGGATTCCCTGATCCCTGCAGCTGCATTTATTATTCGGGCACAATAAGCATTGTGGGCGATCTCGCATCGGGATTCGAGACCGGGCTCCGGAGGATTTTACCGAGACGCACGCACACATCGGGGACCTCATGACTCGTGCCCATTGGTAGATGTGATGCTGCAGAAAATGTCAATTATATTGCTCTTTCTATTTCTGATCACTATGTCTCATTTTGTAGACCGTACAGAACACTCCAGAATgaggtactctgtactcggTGCACAAACGACGAGACATCTCCGTCGCACACCCGAACCTCCGGTTGCTGGTTCGGAATCAATATTTTCTACTTTATTGAAGCTTCTCGTCCTTACGTAACCGTGATATTGAAGagttttttttcttttttttttcaagtTCTCTGGCTTACGGAGTACAACTCCACTGCGGGCACTTGACCGTACCAGAAAGCTGGGTTAATCAGTCAATTAGAGATAACTTATCGCCTTATTCCCTCATGTTATCGATATCGATGTGGGTGATGTTTGCCGTCCGATCCGGCGGATCATGTTCATAACCAGCGTATGGTTCATTGAACCTGAGCCGGATATGAGGTCAGAATCGAGGCTCGACTCGATAAATGCGCAATTGGGTATACCATGGGAATAGATCGATATTTAGATGCAAGATCCATTCCGATACAGcggtactctgtacagtaaGTGGTAGCCCAGACGCGTCGGAACGGCGATTAGGATGAAAAACTGGGCGAATCCAGAAAAAGATGAAACAAAAAGACTCAGTATCACCATAGTATCATATCGAAAACTGTCAGACAAAGGCATAGAGTTGCAAACTCTGTACAGACAACCGTTTTCTCCATATCGGAAATCCGGAGCAACTCTAATCACTGTCCTGAGCGTTGGACCAAATTTGAGCATAACATCAATGATATGTATAAAGCCCTTGGAATGCAATGACAATTTGCCATGGTTCCAAATCAGTTCCTTTTGAGCGAACCCAGGAACAGGCTGCCATGTCCATAAAGTAGACAAGAGACGTGGTGGAGAGAGGATCGACGCAGCGAACCAAGCACTGTTCACATTGGAGACCTTGGGGCACCCATCCCAGCCGAATTACGAAACAGACCATCACACCATTGGCAATAGAAGGGTAGCTAAAAAGTGCTCAATGCTGGTAACATGATTCAGTTCTGAATTTCTCATCAATCGCATGGTCAGTGCGTGTGCACACCATACATAATTTCCTGATTCTGACTGCTGATGCACTGGTGAAGCAGTCCGTGTTTTGTCAGGGAGTTTGATTATAGGAGTTTTTCTGGGTACGGAGTAGTTCTACCCCGAAGTCCTCCTTTATGTGAGGAGATGATTCCGTAGTACACGTACGGACGGCCGAAGATCATCCGGACCATTTAGCTGCGTGGCGTGTGACTCGGTTACTCTGGTTCTCCCTGAGACTGTATCGCTTAAAAAGATTGGTCGATATCAGAAAGCACAGCCAACATCGCACACAGGCGACGCAATACGCCATATTCAAAACAAAGCAGCATAAATGACAGGTCGGACACGAGTCACGGGCAGACCGAGGACAATGGAATTTGATAAGGATAGGCAATTGTCAAGCCACACGATGACATTTCAAAGAACGGAGGCTGACAGTGCCCGGATCATCGTGGACTAGCATTAGCGGGCAATAATCGTCCTTCTAGCGGGAAGTTAGCGCTACCCGTAGTGAAGTTTGTATGTGTCGAATGACAAAAGCTTCTTGGATTATGCCCAAATAGGAATGAGATGATGTCGCTTACGGGGTACACTTGTATCATGCCACATCCTAGCATGAGGGATACGGGATTTGAAAGGGTTGTATCCCACCGAAGCACTCGTTTCAGCGCGTCTCCATAGTTAGGATTTGTGCGTGCGTAAAGTCCGCCGGTGCAATCGTATGCCGATCGGCCATTCTCCACGTActcatactctgtacagagaCACAGAGAACACATCGGCAAGGACTACTGCCGGCATTGCCTTTCACTGTCAGTGTATCCTGCATGATATACACATGATATGCACAGAACTCAACtcttaaaaaaaaaaaaaccgcATCCTGGTTTCCCTCGTGGTGAGCTGGTCCGGTTGGTAAATGTGTGCACCCTGCCACGCACTACGGCATCATATCAAAACTTACGGTCCATGCCTATGCAGGTTGATTCGCTTGTAAGGGAGACAAAGTGCGTGCCCTAAACATGTCGGTCCAGGGTTAGGAGGCCGGACTATCGGCCATTACATCGAATAATCCCAATTCAGATCGCAGAGACTAAGCGTGGTGGATCCAGTGTACAAACTTCGGATCGACCTATCGCGATGCCTATGTACCACTTGAACCAGGACTTAATTCTCGGGGGTGCTGCCCCTTTTTGCTCCTTCTGCGAATAGGATCGTCAGTTCCCCGGTGGACTGAACTATTGGAGCAATTTGTCGCCTGGCTGGATCTTGAGATAGTCCACACATGGGGTCCCCCAAAGTgcgagagaaaaaggaaaaaagcaAAATGAACAGGAAAGTTGAGGCGTTAAAAAGCCAATCGACTGGTACCCACGGCCCCGGTCCTCTGGGGCGTGTCTCCATCTGCTCGCTCGAGTCATGAGAGAGCACCAGTATAATATCCCCCCGTCTCTCCCTTTACCCTGATGAAGTGGCCTTGGTTCCAGGACTGGACTGATTACTCGTCTGTCCCCTCGGTTCGTGGACTAACCTCTACTCTCTTTCCAATCCTACGGCATCCCGTCGAGGCAAGCGTTTCATACGCCTGCCACTTGAATCAACGACAATCAGAGCTCGGTGTGAACAATGACCCATGTGGATTATTGTTAGATCTCAGTTCAAGTGGTTCCTGATGGTTATGTTCGACTCCAACTAAAACGACCTATGAAACCTTGTACAAGCCCCATCCATTCTTTAAGATTTCTGTCGCGATTTATATACATTCGTTCGCCATCTTCCtatatttcctttttttattCTTACACGGCATACTTCCGCCATCATGCAGCTTCCTCCGATGGAAGTGTTGTTATCATGGCCTCTGCCAAACTACGTCGATCCGGTGTCTGGGGGCCCGGCCGTCTTGATTGTGAACATTGTCACCATGAGTCTTGCGTTCTTGTTGACGCTGTTACGGTTGTATACTCGGTTACGAATCACATGCACACCAGGACTGGATGATATCTTTATTGTGGTCGCTCTGGTATGGTGCCATAGTTTTGGATTCGAAATAGTAAGAACTTCTCGTTAACCACCAAACCAGGTTTTCGCTATCGGAATGTGCGTCGTTACCTCGTTGGCCGCTCAGGTATGGGGATGGGATCGACACATCTGGGATATCCCTATGAGCTGGCTCCCGACCGTGCAGAAGCTGAACCTCGCCTTCCAAGTCCAATTCTCCGTGTCCTCCAGCTTCACCAAGTTGTCGCTCCTCTGGTTCTGCAAGCGTTTGATCGGCACAGGAGCGAAGGGTCTGTACCGGACATACTATTGGGTTTTGATCGGATCAATGGTTTTTGTGGGAATCTGCTGTATCCTGTTCGAGCTGGTCAGCATTTTCCAGTGTCGCCCGATCCATGCCTTTTGGGACTTGGAGCCCCAGTATCCTCATACCTGCCTTAACGATGGAGCCGCCGTCTTCTCCGCCAGTCTTATCAATATCCTTACCGATTTCATGTGCACCGTCCTTCCCATGCCATTGATTTGGAACCTGAAGCTGCCCACCCGCCAACGGCTTGCCGTCATGTCGATTTTCGGTTTGGGTATTGTCGTCAACGTCGCTGGCTCCATCCGTACCGCCTATGTCTACGAGAGTATGCTTGGTACCTACGATGCTACCTGGATGGGCTGGCCGATTTTGTTGTCCGCCGCTGTCGAGATCAACTTGGGATTGGTATGTTCTTCTGACTCGCTTCTATAGTCGTATATTCACTAACAAGTCTAGATCTGTGcctctgcaccagcactgcGACCTCTCATGGCATCCTTCCTCCCCCGACTGCTCCAGACCACCCGCCAGTACGCCTACTCGTCCAGCAAGCGAGCCTCGAAACTCTGGTCCACCGGACCATCGAAATTCTCGAACGCGCTCGCCTCGAACGCCAACGGCGACCTGGAGGCGCAAGACGCTCGTCTCGAGGTGCTCCGAACCGTCGAGATGGAATCATGGTCCGAAGCAATGAACAAAACCATCACCGTCCCCAACATGTACAACGTCACCTCGAGTCACACTCGCGCGCCATCAGCTTTCGACAAAGTCGATCTGAAGACCGGCGAGATCTGCCATGCTTCAGTACCCAGCAGCTCGTCGGGGCCATCATCCCCGCCTCCGAGTCAGCCACGATCGCCACTCGAGAAAGAGTTTTAAGAAAAAAGGCCTTATACATTTTGTGACGAGCGCTTTTACCTCTCATTCGTCCTGATACTGTTTACTTCACTGACCGACATACCTTCACTATTTGACTTTCTTGATCAGATACCATTACTTTCGCTATATATTGGGATTTTAACTTGAACGACTTGGAAACGAAGCTTGTACATAGTACATTTACGACGAAATTATCTAACTACATGCATACAATCCATAATTTTGACTGCTTATCTTCATCAAGCACAGACTGTACTCCATAGTTCTGCACATAACAATCCCTTAGTCCTTTTCTCCTATCATGCACATATAGTCCACAGACTACGGCACTAGGGTGGCGACGGCGCGAACTCCTTACACTTAACCGTAAATGGTAAAACCAGGAAAACCGGGCTGGGCTGAAGCTTAATAACCGCGGTGTAGTTTGGCGAGTTGGAGCCGGTCCGGTTAGCGGGGGATTTTAGCTTGGCTCAGCTGAATCTTGGTTTTCAACGGTTTGGGGACTAGTAAGGCTTTAAGGATGATTCATGTTATTCATGTTCTGCAGTGAATATTTTAGGAAAGTTAGGGTGTGCATGGGATTCACTTTGTTTATGCATGACTTACTGCTGTGTAGGAGAAGACTTGTCTCCTCTTGATCATCCTTATCTTTTCCTATTCCGCACTCCTACATTGATCATCAACCCATGGTGTACGGCGAAGGTGTCTTTAGCCTTTTCTGGGGATTATGGATCTACGTCCTATCCTCGCGTCGACATGCATATTTGACTTGAATTGTGCCAAATATTAGGCCTTAAGACTTCTGCTTGGTTACTCGATACTGCAATTCCGTTATCAACATTCAAACAGGACAAGTGCGTTGTCGACAAATGTTGACCAAAATTTATGAGAAGACGACCACGCATGTCCACAGACAAACTAAGACCAGGTTTCCAAACTGCCTGCAACGATCCAGGCTTGTCAATAAGACAAAAGCTGCAAGGCCTTTCAGAAAAAGCCTAAATGGCTTGAACTCAAACGAGACCTTTACCTCGCCACTGGGATCACAGTTGGTAAATGAGCGAATGATCCGAATAGATAGAAAAGCTATCGACGGCCAGCGAAACATCGTGGCCCACAGGGGATCGTGGGCTGTTCTCCTGCTCGGTCACGGACGGCTCTCTCACACTCCGACAATTCGAAATAAGTAAAGCACAGTCTTGACGTCGATCTGCAGTCTTCCTGCATGGACGCGGCCGTTCCTATCGTCATCGAAGACTGGGCCACGGCCGTCTGCTCACTCGTCTAGGGTTGATGCTCTCACGATAAAGAGATCGTCATTATCAAGGTCTTGTTCACGGAGACTGTTCAATTATCCGCGGTCCTCATCGCGAGCAGCTTGTAGCTGTTGGATATCCTCTCTAAGATCCTTCAGCTGATCAAAAATCGACATCCCAAGCTGATTAGCCACAGTTTTCGCGGAGGGATCGACCGTCCTGATCATCTCTTTAGAGATTTCCGCCTTCACCTCGAGGCCATTGGGGATTAAAGACTCTAAGAGCTGCTCTGCCAAAATGCCCATTCAAATCTTCCAGTATTTAGTACCGGAGTGGCTTCTGAGAGGGTGGGGTAATATGTAGGAATAGTATTGACATACCTCGCTTAACATAACAGTCACTTCTTATTCACTAAATCCTATTCCAGTAATCTGTTGTGTTTCCTTATAATGGTAAGTTTGTCAGGGGTAAGCAGGGCCTTCACAACAAATGCCATCACACCACCCTTCAATCGCTTCAATCCAATGGCTGCCACCGACAGGAAGGGAGGCAATGTCTGAGATCGACAAAATAATTCCATGTCACGGCAATCACTAATAAATCATCTCTTAGACTgaaatgatgatgttgtgcGGTGGTGCATAAATGCTTTAAGCATTCAGATTAAGAACcattgtgttttgaacagGAATATGTGGAATAGATTCAGAATTGGGGCAGTGAAAGCCTTGCTGTAAAGAAAAGGACATTCTACAATAATCTTTCAATAATTATGTGACTTTGCTTTTGTACGGATAGAACCCCTAACGCCATAACTTCAACCCTATCAGTAGACCTAGAATCAAACTCATCACCTTCCTCTACAAACCACCCAGTCAGACTACAAACAATGTCGATCCTCGACGAGATCCGAAAACTCAGAAAAGAGTCACAAGACGTCAGGCAAGAAATACAAAACCTCAGCGAATAACTCATATACGGTGAAGACGAAATCATATTCTCCCGAATAAATGTCCTAGGCGAATGGTACCCATGCCTGAAAGGAGCAGAGCCCCACGCGAAGAGACAAACCTTGCCGCAGCGCATCATAGCGGGATACAATGGACGTCTACGTGTGGATGTCAAGTTGATTAGACGCTACGAGGGTCTACTAGAAGAAGGCATTGAAGAGGGAATCTCCGAGCATGTTTGCGGAGTGGAAAGAGGCGTTCAAGAAGCACTATGGCGTATCTTTTGATGTTGTTAATGAGAAGAAGGGGTCCTTGCCGTGGGATATTACCAGGATAATGGATCAGAGGGTTAATCTTTATGGGTTAAATAAGTGGAAGGTCAAGGAGAATGAACGAAGACCGGTTATGTGACGAGCCCTTCCCCAAGGACTCAAGGTGGTAAGCCGATTCTCGAGGATATTGACTGGCTTGACGTACGCCCCATCAGCCCTTCCTCAACCCAGACAAAGCCAACGTACACAGACATACAAAGCAATGGAAACTCATCTCTACCGGCAAAGTAAAAGCCATTGGCATCTCAAACTTCAGCAAAGCCGAAATAGAACTTCTCCTCTAAAACGCCGCCACCCAGCCCGCCGTGCACCAATTCGAAGGTCACTCATGGCTGCAGGTGACGGAGATTGCGGATGTGATTCTATACTCTTGGTCTGAGAGTGGAGATGGGGTCCGTAAGGATGTTGAATTCATTGAAAGATTGGAGAAGCATGAGACATGGGATAATTGAATTAATAGAGAAGCTTAGGGCAGTCTTGAGCAGATGTTGATCACCAGTTTATAGCTTGGAATCAAGATATCGTACTTGAAGCTGCATTGAAATATAATCCAGACAAACGCAGACAGTAAATCATGGTATCCATCAAGTAAAATCGAGCATCAAGCAATTAACTTGAACCAAACCAATCAACAAACAAACAGTCCTCAGACGAGACATCCGGGATCGTTTTCAGGTATATGTGCGTGTGCTTTTGATAAAATCCATCCATCCATGATATCAACGTAGCAGCATATTCATGACGTGAAAAGAAACGTTAAGCGTTAGAAAATGAGAGAAAGATCGAGGAAGATGTTAGGGAAGTAATGGGGCGATTAAGTCGGCTTATCACATCCAATCCGACCAAGCAATGCCTTTCGGTCGCTCTGCTCCAGCGGAAGACGACCACGACCACGGGGTCGCATATTTGAGGAACTGTTGGCCCGCCTCCAGTCTGCGCTGGCGGTATCAGCAGCAATAGTAGTCCCAGCGGTGCCGTCCTTGCTGGACACCTGGGCTGTCCCGGGAGACTCGacaccctcatcctcctcatcagaACGAGTATCCTCCGCATTCCCGGTGCGCAGCACCCCAACGGCAACACGAACGATCATTCCGAACCAGATAATGGAGAGAACTTGTAGCGACATCAGGTACGACAGGAAGATCCACTTGATCGTCCGGTTCATGCAGATAGGACCGTCGATGTCAAGGAACGGGTAGAAGAGGTATTGCCATCGATCGGGGTATCCGTCGGTTGTGAGCATTTCGGCGGTGGTGCCGGAGTAGCAGCCATAGTTCATTTCAGCGGGAACGTCTTTGTAGATGGACCAGCAGAGTTGGAGGTAGAGGACGTGGCGGGCGATGAGCCATGTGAACATGAAGACTCCGAAGGCGATGTTGCAGCTTGTTTCATATTTGAAGTATTTGAGGATTTTGGCAGTCTTTCAAGTCAGCATCAGACAGTCTCAGAATCCAAGTATACCCAGCTTACCGGCAACAAAAGGTCCACAATGTCCATCAAACACAACACCACATTCGAGACATTGTAGAAGCCGTAGATATACGCAGAGCCCAACAGACTGCTGGTGATAATGTGATGGGTTAACATCTGGTAATGGTCCTTCCGTCTTTCCTCAATATTGATCACCAGAATCTGCTGCACCCAGAACGACAACTGAACAAGCAGATACCACTTCAACGTCCCGGACACACCCCTCGCAGGCCATTGCCTCCAGATCGCGGTATAATCGAGCCAGTAGTCCGAGTTCGACCAGATGTACTATTTCCGTCAGCACACCACGAATAGACACCTGTATAGAAGTCTCACCATTCCAAAGGTCCAAAAAAACCCATAGTACACCCACAACCATCCCTGTTCCGCAAACCGCACCGATGCCTTGCGCTTCAATCCCGCTTTCCGAGCGAGCGGTTGAAACACCCATTCAATGGTAATGGCGCGGATGGCCGTGAATGCAATCGCGGAACTAAGCACAAAGTATAAATCATCCCATCCCTGCACGTAGACATCCTGCAACGGCTGGTAGTACGATAACTGGAAGAACGGCGTGGTGTAAGGTCTCAGCGAAGGGTAGAGGTTATGGCAGGCCAGGAGCATGGCAAGGATCGTCAGTGAAATCCCTGCGGACAAAACGCTGTCAGTTTTCCGTccggtttctttttcttttttttttcttcccttttccaaTGCCCTCCCCAATGCAGGTAAATCAGTGTAACGTACCGATCTGATTAGCCACCATCCATTCCCGAAATGTGGTCTCTTTAGCAACAGGCCGggggtggtgatggtggccGCCGGTGGAAGTCGAGACGCAGGCATTGAGGTCCGCAACCGAGGGCGACGGCGAGACGTCTTTGGCCATGACAGGCATAGCACGGAGAAACGAATTGGATGTTGCAGAGTAGGAATCACAGCAGTTCGGGGAGcgaaagagaagaaacgaCAACGGGATTGTGGATGAGAGATCGGTGGTACATTCAACCCGCGGTTCCGCCGGTGCGGGTACTTGGTTGAGCTGGCTAAGTCCCAACAGGAATGTACAGGGTAGTAAGTAATTGTAGAGAATACAATAATAGTCAGTGTGAACACACAACAAGAGACAAGAAAATAACAATAGCACGAAACAAGGAGACGGCAGAGAGATTGAGGGGAATGCGGTGGCCCACTCCGATTTGTCGCAGCCAAACTACTTCACCGCCGAAATTCAAGGCCAATGGCTGCTTCACGAGTTCCGTTGGGCTCTTGAACTGGTTGATCTTGTCTTAACCGAAGCCTACTACTGCATGAAAGACTGTTTATGTACAGACACACAACTCTATGCGGGACCAAATAATATACCAAGTCTATTATATTACCACTGCACAGGCCAACTATCTACTTACTATTCATCCAAAGCAGCAGTCACCTCATTCACATACTCGTTCGCATTGACCCCCAACTTGGCCAAATCCACGTTTCCCTGTCCAGCCAT from Aspergillus chevalieri M1 DNA, chromosome 2, nearly complete sequence includes:
- a CDS encoding uncharacterized protein (COG:S;~EggNog:ENOG410PNMU;~TransMembrane:7 (o20-41i61-86o106-126i142-166o190-213i225-249o261-285i)), which encodes MQLPPMEVLLSWPLPNYVDPVSGGPAVLIVNIVTMSLAFLLTLLRLYTRLRITCTPGLDDIFIVVALVFAIGMCVVTSLAAQVWGWDRHIWDIPMSWLPTVQKLNLAFQVQFSVSSSFTKLSLLWFCKRLIGTGAKGLYRTYYWVLIGSMVFVGICCILFELVSIFQCRPIHAFWDLEPQYPHTCLNDGAAVFSASLINILTDFMCTVLPMPLIWNLKLPTRQRLAVMSIFGLGIVVNVAGSIRTAYVYESMLGTYDATWMGWPILLSAAVEINLGLICASAPALRPLMASFLPRLLQTTRQYAYSSSKRASKLWSTGPSKFSNALASNANGDLEAQDARLEVLRTVEMESWSEAMNKTITVPNMYNVTSSHTRAPSAFDKVDLKTGEICHASVPSSSSGPSSPPPSQPRSPLEKEF
- the LAG1 gene encoding putative longevity-assurance protein (LAC1) (COG:U;~EggNog:ENOG410PFRA;~InterPro:IPR016439,IPR013599,IPR006634;~PFAM:PF08390,PF03798;~TransMembrane:8 (i46-67o97-119i140-157o182-200i212-230o236-255i267-291o342-363i);~go_component: GO:0016021 - integral component of membrane [Evidence IEA]), with protein sequence MPVMAKDVSPSPSVADLNACVSTSTGGHHHHPRPVAKETTFREWMVANQIGISLTILAMLLACHNLYPSLRPYTTPFFQLSYYQPLQDVYVQGWDDLYFVLSSAIAFTAIRAITIEWVFQPLARKAGLKRKASVRFAEQGWLWVYYGFFWTFGMYIWSNSDYWLDYTAIWRQWPARGVSGTLKWYLLVQLSFWVQQILVINIEERRKDHYQMLTHHIITSSLLGSAYIYGFYNVSNVVLCLMDIVDLLLPTAKILKYFKYETSCNIAFGVFMFTWLIARHVLYLQLCWSIYKDVPAEMNYGCYSGTTAEMLTTDGYPDRWQYLFYPFLDIDGPICMNRTIKWIFLSYLMSLQVLSIIWFGMIVRVAVGVLRTGNAEDTRSDEEDEGVESPGTAQVSSKDGTAGTTIAADTASADWRRANSSSNMRPRGRGRLPLEQSDRKALLGRIGCDKPT